In the Flavobacterium sp. J372 genome, one interval contains:
- a CDS encoding peptidylprolyl isomerase, which produces MENGIYAKFNTSKGEILVKLTHDKTPGTVGNFVGLAEGNLENNEKPQGKPYYDGLKFHRVIPDFMIQGGCPQGTGTGGPGYQFDDEFHPELKHDGPGVLSMANAGPGSNGSQFFITHVETPWLDNKHTVFGHVVKGQDVVDAIAQGDKIESLEIVREGDEAKKWNAIEAFRTFEGSREKRIAEQKRQAEEAMEKIAAGFDKTESGLRYKMIQKGSGKKAEKGKMVSVHYQGALDNGQVFDSSYKRKQPIEFMLGRGQVIEGWDEGIALLQVGDKARFVIPSHLGYGSRGAGGVIPPDATLVFDVELMDVK; this is translated from the coding sequence ATGGAAAACGGAATTTACGCAAAATTCAATACTTCAAAAGGTGAAATCCTCGTGAAGCTTACGCATGATAAAACTCCCGGTACAGTTGGCAACTTTGTTGGCCTTGCCGAAGGGAATCTTGAAAATAATGAGAAGCCGCAGGGCAAGCCGTATTATGACGGACTTAAGTTTCACCGTGTTATACCTGACTTTATGATACAGGGTGGCTGCCCCCAGGGCACAGGCACAGGCGGGCCGGGTTACCAGTTTGACGATGAGTTCCATCCGGAGCTTAAGCACGATGGCCCCGGTGTACTTTCAATGGCCAATGCAGGGCCAGGCAGCAACGGATCGCAGTTCTTCATTACCCATGTTGAAACTCCATGGCTTGACAATAAGCACACTGTTTTCGGGCACGTGGTGAAAGGGCAGGATGTTGTAGACGCTATTGCTCAGGGCGATAAGATTGAAAGCCTTGAGATAGTGCGCGAAGGTGATGAGGCTAAAAAGTGGAATGCCATTGAGGCGTTCCGTACTTTTGAAGGATCACGCGAGAAAAGGATTGCGGAGCAAAAGCGCCAGGCGGAAGAGGCTATGGAAAAGATTGCTGCAGGTTTTGATAAGACCGAAAGCGGACTTCGTTATAAAATGATACAAAAAGGCAGCGGCAAAAAAGCTGAGAAAGGCAAAATGGTATCGGTACACTACCAGGGAGCACTTGACAATGGGCAGGTATTCGACTCGTCATACAAGCGCAAGCAGCCAATTGAGTTTATGCTGGGCCGTGGCCAGGTTATTGAAGGCTGGGACGAAGGTATTGCCCTGCTTCAGGTAGGTGACAAGGCCCGTTTTGTGATTCCGTCACACCTTGGTTACGGCTCGCGCGGTGCAGGTGGTGTTATCCCGCCGGATGCTACGCTGGTATTTGACGTTGAGCTGATGGACGTTAAATAG
- a CDS encoding tRNA-binding protein, with the protein MKQELSWEDFEKVEMRVGTIIEVNDFPEARKAAYQLTIDFGDAIGIRKSSAQITKRYTKDDLKHRQIVAVVNFQKKQIGKFMSECLVLGAVGEEGDVVLLSPDFKVENGLRIG; encoded by the coding sequence TTGAAACAAGAACTCTCCTGGGAAGATTTTGAAAAAGTTGAAATGCGCGTTGGAACCATCATTGAGGTAAATGATTTCCCTGAAGCGCGCAAAGCTGCCTATCAGCTTACTATTGATTTTGGCGACGCCATTGGCATTCGCAAATCGTCAGCTCAAATTACAAAGCGCTATACCAAAGATGACCTTAAGCACAGGCAGATTGTTGCAGTGGTAAACTTCCAAAAAAAGCAAATTGGTAAATTTATGAGCGAATGCCTTGTGCTGGGCGCAGTAGGCGAGGAGGGAGATGTAGTTTTGTTATCGCCCGATTTTAAAGTGGAGAATGGTTTGAGAATTGGCTAA
- a CDS encoding PUR family DNA/RNA-binding protein: MRENDMLEKEEIFSKVLRAGRRTYFFDVRATKADDYYITITESKKFTEEDGSFHFKKHKIYLYKEDFVAFKDILDEMTSYVLNNKGEEVISERHQKDFKKLFADKPEETETVMASESFTDINFDDI, encoded by the coding sequence ATGAGAGAAAATGACATGCTGGAAAAGGAAGAAATCTTTTCTAAAGTTTTAAGGGCAGGAAGAAGAACGTACTTCTTTGATGTGAGGGCTACTAAAGCTGATGATTACTATATCACGATAACTGAAAGCAAAAAGTTTACCGAAGAAGACGGTTCATTCCACTTCAAAAAGCATAAAATTTATCTTTATAAGGAAGATTTCGTAGCTTTTAAAGATATACTTGATGAGATGACAAGCTATGTACTGAACAACAAAGGCGAAGAAGTTATTTCTGAAAGGCACCAGAAAGATTTCAAGAAGCTTTTTGCAGACAAGCCTGAAGAAACTGAAACAGTAATGGCATCTGAAAGTTTCACAGATATCAATTTTGACGATATCTAA
- a CDS encoding class I SAM-dependent methyltransferase, with protein MSKDKNYLEINKAAWNKQTPYNVNSEFYNNGSFKIGKNSLNDIELNLLGNIAGKTILHLQCHFGQDTLSMVKLGATATGIDFSDLAIAEAQKLSAETGLPAKFICSDVYKLPEVLDEKFDIVFTSYGTIGWLPDLDKWAAVIAKFLKPGGRFVFAEFHPVVWMFDTNFEKVEYRYFKDEAIVETSSGTYADNDAPIEFETVSWNHSIGEVITSLVTAGLTIESFNEYDYSPYNCFKDMYEYETGKFRTKVHGNKLPMVYSLSAHL; from the coding sequence ATGAGCAAAGACAAAAATTATCTTGAGATTAATAAAGCAGCGTGGAATAAGCAGACGCCATACAATGTGAATTCTGAGTTTTACAACAATGGTTCATTTAAAATCGGGAAAAATTCACTTAATGATATTGAGCTTAATTTGCTTGGCAATATTGCAGGCAAAACCATACTTCACCTGCAATGTCATTTCGGGCAGGATACACTATCAATGGTAAAACTTGGCGCAACAGCTACAGGTATCGACTTTAGTGATCTGGCCATTGCAGAAGCACAGAAACTAAGTGCCGAAACAGGATTGCCGGCAAAGTTTATATGCAGTGATGTTTACAAACTACCTGAAGTGCTTGATGAAAAGTTTGACATTGTATTTACCAGCTACGGCACCATAGGCTGGCTGCCCGACCTTGACAAATGGGCGGCGGTAATAGCAAAATTCCTGAAGCCGGGCGGCAGGTTTGTGTTTGCTGAATTTCACCCTGTGGTGTGGATGTTTGACACTAATTTTGAGAAAGTAGAATACCGGTATTTTAAAGATGAGGCAATTGTTGAAACCAGTAGCGGAACTTATGCTGATAATGACGCGCCTATTGAGTTTGAAACTGTAAGCTGGAATCATAGCATTGGTGAAGTAATAACCAGCCTTGTAACTGCGGGGCTTACGATTGAAAGCTTTAATGAGTATGATTACTCACCCTACAATTGCTTTAAAGACATGTATGAATATGAAACCGGAAAGTTCAGGACGAAGGTTCACGGAAATAAATTACCAATGGTTTATTCATTGAGTGCTCATCTCTAA